Proteins encoded within one genomic window of Microbacterium sp. LKL04:
- a CDS encoding aldo/keto reductase: protein MHQRPLAATGRSVSTIGLGTWQLGADWGDVSEADALEVLAASVEAGVTLFDTADVYGDGRSESLIGRFLAAHPGHGVTVATKMGRRVAQEPENYTPENFRAWTDRSRANLGVDTLDLVQLHCPPSAVIDADETYDALDALVADGAIAAYGVSVETCDQALSAISRPGVTNVQIIINPFRLKPLDEVLPAAEAAGVAVFARVPLASGLLSGKYTSSTSFAGNDHRSFNRNGEAFDRGETFSGVDYDTGLVAADELAAALPDRVSLPAASLAWIASRPGVTSVIPGARTTTQARSNAAAGSIDPADLDTFAAAVVDVYDRRLRADIHPQW from the coding sequence ATGCATCAGCGCCCCCTCGCCGCCACCGGCCGCTCCGTGTCCACCATCGGCCTCGGCACCTGGCAGCTCGGAGCGGACTGGGGCGATGTATCCGAGGCCGACGCCCTCGAGGTCCTCGCGGCATCGGTCGAGGCCGGGGTCACCCTCTTCGACACCGCCGACGTGTACGGAGACGGTCGCAGTGAATCGCTGATCGGCAGGTTCCTGGCCGCGCACCCCGGCCACGGTGTGACCGTGGCGACCAAGATGGGTCGTCGCGTCGCGCAGGAGCCCGAGAACTACACCCCCGAGAACTTCCGCGCGTGGACGGACCGATCGCGGGCGAACCTCGGCGTCGACACCCTGGACCTCGTGCAGCTGCACTGTCCGCCGTCGGCCGTCATCGACGCCGACGAGACGTACGACGCTCTCGACGCCCTCGTCGCCGACGGAGCCATCGCGGCCTACGGCGTCTCGGTCGAGACGTGCGATCAGGCGCTGTCCGCCATCTCGCGCCCCGGTGTGACGAACGTGCAGATCATCATCAACCCGTTCCGGCTCAAGCCGCTCGACGAGGTGCTGCCCGCTGCAGAGGCGGCCGGCGTCGCCGTGTTCGCCCGTGTTCCGCTGGCCTCCGGCCTCTTGAGCGGGAAGTACACGAGCTCGACCTCGTTCGCGGGCAACGACCACCGGTCCTTCAATCGGAACGGTGAGGCGTTCGACCGCGGGGAGACCTTCTCGGGCGTCGACTACGACACCGGGCTCGTCGCCGCAGACGAACTCGCCGCGGCCCTCCCCGACAGGGTGTCGCTGCCCGCGGCATCCCTCGCCTGGATCGCCTCCCGCCCCGGCGTCACGTCCGTCATCCCGGGGGCCCGGACGACGACGCAGGCTCGCAGCAACGCCGCCGCCGGGTCGATCGATCCCGCCGACCTCGACACTTTCGCCGCCGCGGTCGTCGACGTCTACGACCGCAGGCTCCGCGCCGACATCCACCCGCAGTGGTGA
- a CDS encoding CYTH domain-containing protein gives MTTEPEHSLEIERTYDVDAGTPLPDWARLPGVAVVGAPEPRELDAHYLDTAEGSLGRARVALRRRSGGPDEGWHIKRVTPEGKAESRWPLDDGDPENIVVPPAIESVLAEIAEPPFAPLARIRNSRTAYALLDTAGGLLAEFVDDRVTATDVRRGVDTTWREWELELGPAAPTDAAARDALFDAADLLVRAVGGEVSTSGSKLERALGL, from the coding sequence TTGACGACTGAGCCGGAGCACTCGCTCGAGATCGAGCGCACCTATGACGTCGACGCCGGGACGCCTCTGCCCGATTGGGCACGGCTTCCCGGCGTCGCCGTCGTCGGCGCGCCCGAGCCGCGCGAACTCGACGCGCACTACCTCGACACGGCGGAGGGCTCGCTCGGTCGGGCTCGTGTCGCCCTGCGTCGCCGCAGCGGCGGCCCGGACGAGGGGTGGCACATCAAGCGGGTGACGCCCGAGGGCAAGGCCGAGTCCCGGTGGCCCCTCGACGACGGCGACCCCGAGAACATCGTCGTCCCGCCGGCGATCGAGAGCGTCCTCGCCGAGATCGCCGAGCCGCCGTTCGCACCCCTTGCGCGGATCCGGAACTCCCGGACGGCCTACGCCCTGCTCGACACCGCCGGCGGGCTGCTCGCCGAGTTCGTCGACGACCGCGTCACCGCGACGGATGTCCGCCGGGGCGTCGACACCACCTGGCGCGAGTGGGAGCTCGAGCTGGGTCCCGCGGCGCCGACGGATGCCGCTGCCCGCGACGCGCTCTTCGATGCGGCGGACCTGCTGGTCCGTGCCGTGGGGGGAGAGGTCTCGACGTCGGGGTCCAAGCTCGAACGCGCCCTCGGGCTCTGA
- a CDS encoding aminotransferase class V-fold PLP-dependent enzyme, which translates to MALSPADVRAAFPDARGYVAACTAGIPTRATRAAVRADLDALPDPVRYAAVAERCRTSFARLVGVAPESVALGAQTSAMVSLLAASLPDGAVVLCPDGEFSSLVLPFVHAGRGITVRTVPLEALAASIEPGDTMVAFSIVQSATGAVADADAIVAAARAHGVRTLCDATQAVGWMPVAAGAFDALVCHAYKWLCAPRGVAFLTVTEDFAASILPRQAGWYAGTDPWASCYGGDATLAASARRFDVSPAWQAFVGAEPALALFADANPAALRDEVTALAAALRSRLGLPQPIRATPIVTWRDENGADIARLREAGVVASSRAGNARVALHVFNDLRDVDDIARTLGR; encoded by the coding sequence ATGGCCCTCTCCCCCGCCGACGTCCGTGCCGCGTTCCCCGATGCTCGGGGATACGTCGCGGCCTGCACCGCCGGCATCCCGACCCGCGCCACCCGCGCCGCTGTCCGAGCGGACCTCGACGCGCTGCCGGACCCCGTCCGGTACGCCGCCGTGGCCGAGCGGTGCCGTACGTCGTTCGCGCGACTCGTCGGGGTCGCGCCGGAGTCCGTCGCCCTCGGTGCCCAGACGTCGGCGATGGTGAGCCTGCTCGCGGCATCCCTCCCCGACGGCGCGGTCGTCCTGTGCCCGGACGGGGAGTTCTCCTCGCTCGTCCTGCCCTTCGTGCACGCCGGTCGCGGCATCACGGTGCGCACCGTCCCCCTCGAGGCACTCGCCGCGTCGATCGAGCCCGGCGACACGATGGTCGCCTTCTCGATCGTCCAGTCCGCAACGGGAGCAGTGGCCGACGCGGACGCGATCGTCGCCGCCGCCCGGGCCCACGGGGTGCGCACCTTGTGCGATGCGACGCAGGCCGTCGGATGGATGCCGGTGGCCGCCGGCGCTTTCGATGCGCTCGTCTGCCACGCGTACAAGTGGCTGTGCGCGCCGCGCGGCGTCGCGTTCCTCACGGTCACCGAGGACTTCGCGGCCTCGATCCTCCCCCGCCAGGCCGGGTGGTACGCGGGAACCGACCCGTGGGCGTCCTGCTACGGCGGGGACGCGACACTGGCGGCATCCGCTCGGCGGTTCGACGTCTCGCCGGCGTGGCAGGCCTTCGTGGGGGCGGAGCCCGCGCTCGCGCTGTTCGCCGACGCGAATCCGGCCGCCCTGCGCGACGAGGTCACCGCGCTCGCCGCGGCGTTGAGGTCGCGCCTGGGGCTGCCGCAGCCCATCCGTGCGACGCCCATCGTGACGTGGCGGGACGAGAACGGGGCCGATATCGCGCGTCTGCGGGAGGCCGGGGTCGTCGCGTCGAGCCGGGCGGGCAACGCACGCGTCGCACTCCACGTGTTCAACGACCTGCGCGACGTGGACGACATCGCGCGGACGCTCGGACGCTGA
- a CDS encoding LysR family transcriptional regulator has protein sequence MPSSLPDLSVAELRIVRAIGDAGSVTAAAAALGYSQPAVSQQIRRLESRLGMPVVERVGRRMRLTEAGRILARHAASITTALGAVAGELADLSGGRTGTVRLVGFPSASPTVLPRLMRRLAETDPGVSLTYVEAEPPEAVAAVRADRADIALTFSHPGDGTDAHGDSIRGLDARRIGEEDLLLILPEGHPRASDVIVDIETLAADDWIAGCPRCRSHLLDSCSRAGFTPRIRFETDNVAAVEQLVAQRVGVATLPRLAVASFPLVEGILTRPLASRDRRELHAVSARGAARVPAVATVLRHLADAVGDMAASGPEAPGAEVG, from the coding sequence GTGCCGTCTTCGCTGCCCGACCTGTCCGTCGCCGAACTCCGCATCGTCAGGGCGATCGGCGATGCGGGGTCGGTGACCGCCGCCGCGGCCGCGCTCGGCTACAGCCAGCCGGCGGTCAGTCAGCAGATCCGTCGGCTCGAATCACGTCTGGGCATGCCGGTCGTCGAGCGCGTCGGCAGACGGATGAGGCTCACCGAGGCCGGTCGCATCCTCGCCCGTCACGCTGCGTCGATCACGACGGCTCTCGGCGCCGTCGCCGGTGAGCTCGCCGATCTGAGCGGCGGTCGAACCGGTACGGTCCGCTTGGTCGGATTCCCCTCCGCGTCGCCGACCGTCCTCCCACGGCTCATGCGGCGCCTCGCAGAGACCGACCCCGGCGTCTCGCTCACCTACGTCGAAGCCGAGCCGCCAGAGGCGGTCGCAGCCGTCCGCGCCGACCGCGCCGACATCGCCCTCACGTTCAGCCACCCCGGCGACGGGACCGACGCTCACGGCGACAGCATCCGCGGGCTCGACGCCCGACGGATCGGGGAGGAGGACCTGCTGCTGATCCTGCCCGAGGGGCATCCGCGCGCCTCCGACGTGATCGTCGACATCGAGACCCTCGCCGCGGACGACTGGATCGCAGGATGCCCCCGGTGCCGCAGCCATCTCCTCGACTCGTGCTCTCGTGCGGGCTTCACCCCGCGCATCCGGTTCGAGACCGACAACGTCGCGGCCGTCGAGCAGCTCGTCGCCCAGCGAGTCGGCGTCGCGACGCTCCCGCGGCTCGCCGTCGCATCCTTCCCGCTCGTCGAGGGCATCCTCACGCGACCACTCGCGTCACGCGACAGACGCGAGCTCCACGCCGTGTCCGCGCGCGGCGCGGCGCGGGTGCCGGCCGTCGCGACGGTCCTGCGGCACCTCGCCGATGCGGTCGGAGACATGGCGGCATCCGGCCCTGAAGCGCCCGGCGCCGAAGTAGGGTGA
- a CDS encoding YihY/virulence factor BrkB family protein, with product MADRTKTPLVPRLIAKALSWRIVRAYLRYSERRGPLLADSVTYRTLFSVFAGVLLGFSVAALWLAGNPQAWQGLIDAVDSVIPGLVGEDGIIKPESLSQPVAFSLAGAVSLVGLVMAAIGAIGSLRTALRTLADKVHDDTLFFIVLARNLVLAIVIGAGLAAAAVATVLGTAGVGLVSEFVGVSSDSPLTVGISAGVGILVTFILDTVVVALLFRTLSGVRAPARALWVGALIGGFGLTVLQQLSSLFVGGAGSNPLLASFATLIALLLWINLSCQVILIASSYIVAATLESEDRVRRVHGATTLIERRVQTAEDQVKAAADELHAAREALAAERAG from the coding sequence ATGGCCGACCGTACGAAGACCCCGCTCGTCCCGCGCCTGATCGCGAAGGCGCTGTCCTGGCGGATCGTGCGCGCGTACCTGCGGTACAGCGAGCGTCGCGGTCCCCTCCTCGCCGACAGCGTCACCTACCGCACCCTCTTCAGCGTGTTCGCCGGCGTCCTGCTGGGCTTCTCGGTGGCGGCGCTGTGGCTCGCGGGGAACCCGCAGGCGTGGCAGGGCCTCATCGACGCCGTCGACAGCGTCATCCCCGGCCTCGTCGGCGAGGACGGCATCATCAAACCCGAGAGCCTCAGCCAGCCGGTCGCGTTCTCCCTCGCGGGCGCGGTGTCGCTCGTGGGTCTGGTGATGGCGGCCATCGGGGCGATCGGATCGCTCCGGACGGCCCTGCGCACCCTCGCCGACAAAGTGCACGACGACACGCTCTTCTTCATCGTCCTCGCGCGGAACCTGGTCCTCGCCATCGTGATCGGCGCGGGGCTCGCCGCCGCCGCCGTGGCGACGGTCCTCGGCACGGCGGGAGTGGGGCTCGTCTCGGAGTTCGTCGGGGTGTCCTCCGACAGTCCCCTCACCGTGGGAATCAGCGCCGGGGTCGGCATCCTCGTCACCTTCATCCTCGACACCGTCGTCGTCGCCCTCCTCTTCCGCACGCTGTCGGGGGTGCGCGCCCCCGCCCGCGCCCTCTGGGTCGGCGCGCTCATCGGCGGGTTCGGGCTCACCGTCCTGCAGCAGTTGTCGAGCCTGTTCGTGGGCGGCGCGGGGTCCAACCCGCTGCTGGCCTCGTTCGCCACGCTCATCGCCCTGCTCCTGTGGATCAACCTGTCGTGCCAGGTGATCCTCATCGCCTCGTCCTACATCGTCGCCGCGACGCTGGAGAGCGAGGATCGCGTGCGACGGGTCCACGGAGCGACGACCCTCATCGAGCGCCGCGTGCAGACCGCCGAGGATCAGGTGAAGGCCGCGGCCGACGAGCTCCACGCCGCGCGCGAAGCGCTCGCCGCCGAGCGGGCCGGGTGA
- a CDS encoding DUF1905 domain-containing protein — MIVDVTGVLYRWESRRDDWYFIPLPEEVSADIREVPRPGRGFGSIPVEVTIGSSRWRTSIFPDAGRGVYVLPLKWSVREREGISDGDAVRARLDVFDG; from the coding sequence ATGATCGTCGACGTCACCGGAGTCCTGTACCGCTGGGAGTCGCGGAGGGACGACTGGTACTTCATCCCGCTGCCCGAAGAGGTGAGCGCCGATATCCGCGAGGTGCCGCGTCCGGGGCGTGGGTTCGGATCGATCCCCGTGGAGGTGACCATCGGCTCCTCTCGGTGGCGGACGTCGATCTTCCCTGACGCCGGCCGCGGGGTGTACGTGCTCCCGCTGAAATGGTCGGTGCGCGAGCGGGAGGGCATCTCCGACGGCGACGCGGTCCGTGCTCGCCTCGACGTGTTCGACGGCTGA
- a CDS encoding response regulator, giving the protein MAIARLHGGPLDGQVIPLEEDTDRLILPYSETQITYERSGADENTGEGDGPTSADFHFVASQDDIDPSADERDDRSTLDD; this is encoded by the coding sequence ATGGCTATTGCACGACTTCACGGCGGCCCGCTCGACGGCCAGGTCATCCCGCTCGAGGAAGACACGGATCGACTGATCCTGCCCTACAGCGAGACGCAGATCACCTACGAGCGATCGGGCGCCGACGAGAACACGGGGGAGGGCGACGGCCCGACATCCGCGGACTTCCACTTCGTCGCCTCGCAGGACGACATCGACCCGTCCGCAGACGAGCGCGACGACCGATCGACCCTTGACGACTGA
- a CDS encoding cation:proton antiporter, producing MIETLLGLVVALLVVALTTVVGRWAGIAAPILMVAVGVGGSFLPVFDDFVLDPEWILLGILPPLLYSAAVSMPAMHFRREFGAIAGLSVFLVIGTALALGLFFMIVIPDLGFAWGVALGAIVSPTDAVATSIIKRTPVSKRVVAILEGESLLNDATALVLLRTAIAAAAASFSFWGAVGTFAYAVVIAVLIGAVVGWLNLTVRRRATDPTVNTVLSFTVPFLAAIPAELLGASGLVAAVVAGIITGVGGPRVFSARNRLSDAQNWRTIELILEGLVFLFMGLQLTTIISDVQAVHAGVAPALLIAAGAWLLTIVVRAAYVAPLLALLSASARRVRRLQPRLETIAQRLESEEGEKKLVDAFARRGRTVSRDTVRRFGPRVTRGLADIRYFQEAPLGWREGALVVWAGMRGAITLAAAQTLPEGTPQRSVLILVAFAVAVVSLVGQGATVAPMVTALTSAGSHEETRQREHEERRHILELLRDSAATVPAAERPADADRSQIFEVESARRLEVLAVQRRVLLDARDSGTFDADVLAHELAVIDASQIAIELRSDRA from the coding sequence GTGATCGAGACACTCCTGGGCCTCGTGGTCGCCCTCCTCGTGGTCGCTCTCACCACGGTCGTCGGCCGGTGGGCGGGGATCGCGGCGCCCATCCTCATGGTCGCCGTCGGCGTCGGCGGGAGCTTCCTGCCGGTCTTCGACGACTTCGTCCTCGACCCGGAGTGGATCCTCCTCGGCATCCTGCCGCCGCTGCTCTACTCGGCAGCCGTCTCGATGCCCGCCATGCACTTCCGCCGCGAGTTCGGAGCGATCGCGGGGCTGTCGGTGTTCCTCGTCATCGGGACCGCGCTCGCCCTCGGGCTCTTCTTCATGATCGTGATCCCCGACCTCGGTTTCGCGTGGGGCGTCGCGCTCGGCGCCATCGTCAGCCCGACCGACGCCGTCGCGACGTCGATCATCAAACGCACGCCGGTCTCGAAGCGCGTCGTCGCGATCCTCGAGGGCGAGAGCCTGCTCAACGACGCCACGGCGCTCGTGCTGCTGCGGACGGCGATCGCCGCGGCCGCGGCATCCTTCTCGTTCTGGGGTGCAGTCGGCACGTTCGCCTACGCGGTCGTCATCGCTGTGCTCATCGGTGCCGTCGTCGGCTGGCTGAACCTGACCGTTCGTCGCCGGGCGACGGATCCGACCGTGAACACCGTCCTGTCGTTCACCGTGCCGTTCCTGGCCGCGATCCCGGCCGAGCTCCTCGGGGCGTCGGGCCTCGTCGCCGCCGTCGTCGCGGGCATCATCACAGGTGTCGGGGGACCGCGCGTGTTCTCGGCGCGCAACCGGCTGTCGGACGCGCAGAACTGGCGCACGATCGAGCTGATCCTCGAAGGGCTCGTCTTCCTCTTCATGGGGCTGCAGCTCACGACGATCATCTCGGACGTGCAAGCCGTGCACGCCGGTGTGGCGCCGGCGCTCCTCATCGCAGCGGGCGCATGGCTGCTCACCATCGTCGTCCGCGCGGCGTACGTCGCGCCGCTCCTGGCGCTCCTGTCCGCGAGCGCGCGACGCGTGCGGCGGCTGCAGCCTCGACTCGAGACCATCGCTCAGCGGCTCGAGAGCGAGGAGGGCGAGAAGAAGCTCGTCGACGCCTTCGCGCGCCGGGGCAGAACGGTCTCGCGTGACACGGTCCGCCGCTTCGGACCGCGCGTGACCCGGGGGTTGGCCGACATCCGCTACTTCCAGGAGGCGCCCTTGGGGTGGCGAGAAGGGGCCCTCGTCGTGTGGGCGGGCATGCGGGGCGCGATCACGCTGGCCGCCGCGCAGACGCTGCCTGAGGGCACGCCGCAGCGGTCGGTCCTCATCCTCGTCGCGTTCGCGGTCGCCGTCGTCTCGCTCGTCGGGCAGGGAGCCACGGTCGCCCCCATGGTCACGGCCCTCACGTCCGCCGGCTCGCATGAGGAGACCCGGCAGCGCGAACACGAGGAGCGTCGTCACATCCTCGAACTCCTCCGCGACAGCGCCGCGACCGTTCCGGCCGCCGAACGACCGGCGGACGCGGACCGGTCCCAGATCTTCGAGGTCGAGAGCGCTCGACGACTCGAGGTGTTGGCGGTTCAGCGTCGGGTGCTCCTCGATGCACGCGACAGCGGGACCTTCGACGCCGACGTCCTCGCGCACGAGCTCGCCGTCATCGACGCGTCGCAGATCGCGATCGAGCTCCGCTCCGACCGAGCCTGA
- a CDS encoding glycogen/starch/alpha-glucan phosphorylase — MKNQRLQPSHPIALAPVQAPEPTVDGFVTQFLRNLNNGRGVALSTSTANDRYFALAATVRDYLMARWLEDVRRQRTIQSKGVAYLSAEYLLGRQLDNNLLATGLTDIADEALVACGLDLEDVRAMEVEPGLGNGGLGRLAACFIDSLATLGVPSVGYGIRYEYGIFRQTFVDGEQVEQADSWLALGSPWEFPHPEAAQTISFGGYTETYDDGGIERTRWEPAWNVLAVPYNYMVPGYHNGRVNTLRLWSAQATQGFDLRVFNAGDYQEAVRAQTYAENISKVLYPEDSTPQGKELRLQQQYFFVAASISDFVNLILPADFDLANLPDRVIFQLNDTHPVIGVPELMRVLVDEKKLEWDAAWQITQQCFAYTCHTLLPEALEVWPADLLGRLLPRHLEIIYRINDEFLEEVRDRFGDDAERIRRMSIVSPDGAIRMAYLATVAGSKVNGVAELHSQLLREKVLPDFDEFYPGKFTNVTNGVTPRRFVRLANPGLSRLITDTIGAGWLTDLDRLRELEEYADDAEFRSAFRAVKAANKRTLARTLAERDGLTVADDHLLDVMVKRLHEYKRQTLKLLHIITEYDAIASGRVTADQVTPRTFVFGAKAAPGYAMAKRIIHLINAVGSVVNDDPRVEGRLAVLFPPNYNVTLAERVVPAADLSEQISLAGKEASGTGNMKFALNGALTIGTDDGANVEIRELVGDDNFFLFGMAEPEVADLQTRGYHPIDFVRADENLSRALDLISSGAFSNGDASVFEPVVSNLIHHDPFMALADYTDYIAAQKRVDALYADQDAWTRAAILNVARCGFFSSDRSMRDYIDRIWHTPPIV; from the coding sequence GTGAAGAACCAGCGCCTTCAACCGAGTCACCCCATCGCCCTCGCCCCCGTCCAGGCACCCGAGCCCACGGTCGACGGTTTCGTGACGCAGTTCCTCCGCAACCTCAACAACGGCCGTGGGGTCGCCCTGTCGACGTCGACGGCGAACGATCGCTACTTCGCGCTGGCCGCCACGGTCCGTGACTACCTCATGGCCCGCTGGCTCGAGGACGTCCGCCGTCAGCGCACGATCCAGTCCAAGGGCGTCGCCTACCTGTCGGCGGAGTACCTGCTCGGTCGCCAGCTCGACAACAACCTGCTCGCGACGGGCCTCACCGACATCGCCGATGAAGCGCTCGTGGCGTGCGGCCTCGATCTCGAGGATGTCCGCGCGATGGAGGTCGAGCCCGGGCTCGGCAACGGCGGCCTGGGACGGCTCGCCGCGTGCTTCATCGACTCGCTCGCGACCCTCGGCGTCCCGAGCGTGGGCTACGGCATCCGTTACGAATACGGCATCTTCCGGCAGACGTTCGTCGACGGGGAGCAGGTCGAGCAGGCCGACTCGTGGCTCGCGCTCGGCTCGCCCTGGGAGTTCCCGCATCCCGAGGCCGCGCAGACGATCTCGTTCGGCGGCTACACCGAGACGTACGACGACGGGGGAATCGAACGGACCCGGTGGGAGCCGGCGTGGAACGTCCTCGCCGTCCCCTACAACTACATGGTCCCCGGCTATCACAACGGCCGCGTCAACACGCTCCGGCTCTGGAGTGCGCAGGCCACGCAGGGCTTCGATCTCCGCGTGTTCAACGCGGGCGACTACCAGGAGGCCGTCCGCGCGCAGACCTACGCCGAGAACATCTCGAAGGTGCTCTACCCCGAGGACTCCACGCCGCAGGGCAAGGAGCTGCGGCTGCAGCAGCAGTACTTCTTCGTCGCGGCATCGATCAGCGACTTCGTGAACCTCATCCTGCCGGCAGACTTCGACCTCGCGAACCTCCCCGACCGCGTCATCTTCCAGCTCAACGACACGCACCCCGTCATCGGCGTGCCCGAGCTCATGCGCGTCCTCGTGGACGAGAAGAAGCTCGAATGGGATGCCGCGTGGCAGATCACGCAGCAGTGTTTCGCCTACACGTGCCACACCCTGTTGCCGGAAGCGCTCGAGGTGTGGCCGGCGGACCTGCTGGGCCGGCTGCTGCCCCGGCACCTCGAGATCATCTACCGCATCAACGACGAGTTCCTCGAGGAGGTCCGCGACCGGTTCGGTGACGACGCGGAGCGGATCCGGCGGATGTCGATCGTTTCGCCCGACGGTGCGATCCGGATGGCGTACCTCGCCACGGTCGCCGGATCGAAGGTGAACGGCGTCGCGGAGCTCCACTCGCAGCTGCTGCGCGAGAAGGTGCTGCCGGACTTCGACGAGTTCTACCCCGGCAAGTTCACCAACGTCACGAACGGAGTGACGCCGCGCCGCTTCGTGCGTCTCGCGAACCCCGGGCTCTCGCGGCTCATCACCGACACGATCGGTGCCGGCTGGCTCACGGACCTCGACCGGCTGCGCGAACTCGAGGAGTACGCAGACGACGCCGAGTTCCGCTCCGCCTTCCGGGCCGTCAAGGCCGCGAACAAGCGGACCCTCGCACGGACTCTGGCCGAGCGCGACGGGCTGACGGTCGCCGATGATCATCTGCTCGACGTCATGGTCAAGCGGCTGCACGAGTACAAGCGTCAGACGCTCAAGCTCCTGCACATCATCACGGAGTACGACGCCATCGCCTCGGGACGGGTCACGGCCGATCAGGTGACGCCCCGGACGTTCGTGTTCGGCGCCAAGGCAGCGCCCGGGTATGCGATGGCCAAGCGGATCATCCATCTCATCAACGCGGTCGGCTCGGTCGTCAACGACGACCCGCGCGTCGAGGGGCGCCTTGCGGTACTGTTCCCGCCCAACTACAACGTCACCCTCGCCGAGCGCGTCGTCCCCGCCGCCGATCTTTCGGAGCAGATCTCGCTCGCCGGAAAGGAGGCGTCGGGAACAGGCAACATGAAGTTCGCTCTCAACGGAGCGCTCACGATCGGCACCGACGACGGCGCCAACGTCGAGATCCGCGAACTCGTCGGCGACGACAACTTCTTCCTCTTCGGTATGGCCGAGCCCGAGGTCGCCGATCTCCAGACGCGCGGGTACCACCCGATCGATTTCGTCCGCGCGGACGAGAATCTGTCCCGCGCGCTCGATCTCATCTCCTCCGGTGCGTTCTCGAATGGTGATGCATCCGTCTTCGAGCCTGTCGTGTCGAATCTGATCCACCACGACCCGTTCATGGCGCTGGCGGACTACACCGATTACATCGCGGCCCAGAAGCGCGTCGACGCCCTCTACGCGGACCAGGATGCTTGGACGCGCGCCGCGATCCTGAACGTCGCGCGGTGCGGCTTCTTCTCGTCGGACCGGTCCATGCGCGACTACATCGACCGCATCTGGCACACTCCGCCGATCGTCTGA
- a CDS encoding prepilin peptidase: MLGLLTEAPSPVALVAVALAYAWLLVVSIALALIDARTHRLPNAWVLPGYPVLGGLLAIACLAGAPWSSLLRAAVGGAVLFAFYLLLRAAGGGMGGGDVKLAGVLGIALGWAGWSALAVGAFAGFVFGGLYGVILLAMRRAGRRTAVAFGPWMLLGAWTGIVFGGAIADRVGL, translated from the coding sequence ATGCTCGGCCTGCTCACCGAGGCGCCCAGCCCTGTCGCGCTCGTCGCCGTCGCGCTCGCCTACGCCTGGCTCCTCGTCGTGTCGATCGCTCTGGCCCTGATCGACGCGCGAACGCATCGTCTGCCCAACGCCTGGGTCCTGCCCGGGTACCCCGTGCTCGGCGGACTGCTGGCGATCGCGTGTCTGGCGGGCGCGCCGTGGTCGTCCCTGCTGCGCGCAGCGGTCGGAGGCGCGGTCCTGTTCGCGTTCTATCTGCTGCTCCGCGCTGCGGGTGGGGGTATGGGCGGGGGAGACGTGAAGCTCGCGGGCGTCCTCGGCATCGCACTCGGATGGGCGGGCTGGTCGGCGCTCGCCGTGGGCGCCTTCGCCGGCTTCGTCTTCGGCGGTCTGTACGGAGTGATCCTTCTCGCGATGCGGAGGGCCGGCCGGCGCACCGCCGTCGCCTTCGGGCCGTGGATGCTGCTCGGCGCCTGGACGGGCATCGTGTTCGGCGGAGCGATCGCCGACCGCGTCGGGCTCTGA